From the Paludisphaera mucosa genome, one window contains:
- a CDS encoding GspE/PulE family protein → MAKSRDWTDILIRRGVIGPDQLKEAERSGGDVEDALVKLGYADATDVTKAKAEQHGLQYVELREVEIPASVIGKVPESLARENIVMPMSESNGSIRVIMHDPMGFETIEKLRFVLNREIEVALAPREAIIEAINKYYGGSAGETESVDSMLTEFTDTQMDYLDDGAGGRPSTTNTLEEGDAPVIRLVHLIIEEAVRNRASDIHIEPFAERVRIRYRIDGVLMERDSAPRRLLGAMVSRLKIMGSIDIAEKRRPQDGRIKINVAGKDIDLRVSILPTTHGQSVVMRILDRDNIKVSLQDLGFSDEDYAKFRQLIKRPNGILLVTGPTGSGKTTTLYAALNELNRPDVKIITAEDPVEYYLPGVNQCEVKAKIGMTFARIIRAMLRQNPNILLVGEIRDLETAETAIQASLTGHLVFSTLHTNDAPAAITRLVDIGIQPFLVASSVLAVLAQRLVRKVCPKCKVRIEPPAHILAGLGLRPELAKKANFVRGKGCSNCNKKGYRGRLGIYELMLMSNVVREMAFKGESTMAIRKVARKQGMRTLFEDGIIKAIKGITTLDEVLRITQHDVSSAPTPTPEKKPSTPA, encoded by the coding sequence ATGGCCAAGAGTCGGGATTGGACGGACATCCTCATTCGACGCGGCGTCATCGGTCCCGATCAGCTGAAGGAGGCGGAGCGCTCCGGCGGAGACGTCGAGGACGCCCTGGTGAAGCTCGGCTACGCCGACGCCACCGACGTGACGAAGGCCAAGGCCGAGCAACATGGGCTCCAGTACGTCGAACTTCGCGAGGTCGAGATCCCGGCCTCCGTCATCGGCAAGGTGCCCGAATCGCTGGCTCGCGAGAACATCGTGATGCCGATGTCGGAGAGCAACGGCTCAATCCGCGTCATCATGCACGATCCCATGGGTTTCGAAACGATCGAGAAGCTCCGCTTCGTCCTCAATCGCGAGATCGAGGTGGCCCTCGCCCCCCGCGAGGCCATCATCGAGGCCATCAACAAGTACTACGGCGGATCGGCGGGGGAGACCGAGTCGGTCGACTCGATGCTCACCGAATTCACCGACACCCAGATGGATTACCTCGACGACGGGGCCGGCGGCAGGCCGTCGACGACGAACACTCTCGAAGAGGGCGACGCCCCCGTCATTCGGCTGGTCCACCTCATTATTGAGGAGGCGGTCCGCAACCGCGCCTCCGACATCCACATCGAACCCTTCGCGGAACGCGTCCGGATTCGCTATCGGATCGACGGCGTGCTGATGGAGCGCGACTCGGCCCCGAGGCGACTGCTGGGAGCCATGGTCAGCCGGCTCAAGATCATGGGGTCGATCGACATCGCCGAGAAGCGCCGACCTCAGGACGGCCGGATCAAGATCAACGTCGCGGGCAAGGACATCGACTTGCGAGTCAGTATACTCCCGACCACGCATGGACAATCGGTCGTCATGCGGATCCTTGACCGCGACAACATCAAGGTGAGTCTCCAGGACCTTGGCTTCTCCGACGAGGACTACGCGAAGTTCCGGCAGTTGATCAAACGGCCGAATGGGATTCTGCTCGTGACCGGACCCACCGGGTCGGGAAAGACGACGACGCTTTACGCAGCCCTCAACGAGCTGAACCGCCCGGACGTGAAGATCATCACGGCCGAGGATCCCGTTGAATATTACCTCCCCGGGGTGAACCAATGTGAGGTGAAGGCGAAGATCGGGATGACCTTTGCACGCATCATTCGAGCCATGCTGCGGCAGAACCCGAACATCCTTCTGGTCGGCGAAATCCGTGATTTGGAGACGGCTGAGACCGCCATTCAGGCCAGTCTGACAGGACACTTGGTTTTCAGTACATTGCACACGAACGATGCGCCCGCCGCCATTACACGGTTGGTCGACATCGGCATCCAACCCTTCCTCGTGGCAAGCTCCGTGCTTGCAGTCTTGGCGCAACGCTTGGTCAGGAAAGTGTGCCCCAAGTGCAAGGTCCGGATTGAGCCGCCGGCCCATATCCTGGCCGGACTCGGCCTTCGACCCGAGCTGGCCAAGAAAGCCAACTTCGTGCGTGGCAAGGGCTGCTCGAACTGCAACAAGAAGGGCTACCGCGGCCGTCTGGGCATCTACGAGCTGATGCTGATGAGCAACGTGGTCCGCGAGATGGCGTTCAAGGGCGAGTCGACGATGGCGATCCGCAAGGTCGCTCGTAAGCAGGGGATGCGTACGCTCTTCGAGGACGGGATCATCAAGGCGATCAAGGGGATCACGACGCTGGACGAGGTCCTCCGGATCACCCAACACGACGTCTCGTCAGCACCCACGCCGACACCCGAAAAGAAGCCGTCTACTCCGGCGTGA
- a CDS encoding PQQ-dependent sugar dehydrogenase, with translation MQRLPETSSFPARGALAAALATCFALGSAAPRAGAQDVVLPQVATPVAYPNLKFDRPVALAYPKDDTSRYFVVEQHQAKIWSFPSSPRDTSEKKLFLQLPDEMNRGNEEGLLGMAFHPKYKENGQFFVYYSAKDDQRRSVVSRFNVSSDDPTKADPTSEKRIWVSDVDKWENHNGGTILFGPDGFLYITLGDGGAGGDPLNTGQNPKDWFGSILRIDVDHPAGDAAYGIPADNPALRSKAHAHWAPEVYAIGLRNVWKFSFDRQTGDLWAGDVGQNLFEYVHKIDNGGNYGWSIREGFHAFEPQRRQKADTAAKMTPPLAEYPHKPTAERPDSGLSITGGYVYRGEAIPALKGWYVYGDYDSGRIWGLKYEGGKVAAGGELLKVTPQTKLNITSFDETPEGELLILAFDGRIHELAPASK, from the coding sequence TTGCAGCGTCTTCCCGAGACGTCTTCGTTCCCGGCGCGAGGAGCCCTCGCGGCCGCGCTGGCGACCTGCTTCGCCCTCGGATCGGCCGCGCCCCGCGCCGGAGCCCAGGACGTCGTCCTGCCGCAGGTCGCGACGCCCGTCGCCTACCCCAACCTCAAATTCGACCGTCCGGTCGCCCTGGCGTATCCCAAGGACGACACCAGCCGCTACTTCGTGGTCGAGCAGCACCAGGCGAAGATCTGGTCGTTCCCGTCGAGCCCCCGCGACACGTCGGAGAAGAAGCTGTTCCTGCAGCTCCCCGACGAGATGAACCGGGGCAACGAGGAGGGCCTGCTCGGCATGGCCTTCCACCCCAAATACAAGGAGAACGGCCAGTTCTTCGTCTATTACTCGGCGAAAGACGACCAGCGGCGCTCGGTGGTCTCTCGGTTCAACGTCTCCTCGGACGACCCGACCAAGGCCGACCCCACCAGCGAGAAGCGGATCTGGGTTTCGGACGTCGACAAGTGGGAGAACCACAACGGCGGCACGATCCTGTTCGGCCCCGACGGCTTCCTGTACATCACGCTCGGTGACGGCGGGGCGGGCGGCGACCCGCTCAACACCGGCCAGAACCCGAAGGACTGGTTCGGATCGATCCTGCGAATCGACGTCGATCACCCCGCCGGCGACGCGGCGTACGGGATCCCGGCCGACAACCCGGCGCTCCGCTCGAAGGCCCACGCCCATTGGGCGCCCGAAGTCTACGCCATCGGCCTGCGCAACGTCTGGAAGTTCAGCTTCGACCGCCAGACCGGCGACCTCTGGGCCGGCGACGTCGGCCAGAACCTCTTCGAGTACGTGCACAAGATCGACAACGGCGGCAACTACGGCTGGAGCATCCGCGAAGGCTTCCACGCCTTCGAACCCCAGCGTCGGCAGAAGGCCGACACCGCGGCGAAGATGACTCCCCCATTGGCCGAGTACCCCCACAAGCCGACGGCCGAGCGTCCCGACAGCGGCCTCAGCATCACCGGCGGATACGTCTACCGCGGCGAAGCCATCCCGGCCCTCAAGGGTTGGTACGTCTACGGCGATTACGACAGCGGCCGCATCTGGGGCCTCAAGTACGAGGGCGGCAAGGTCGCTGCGGGCGGCGAACTGCTCAAGGTCACGCCGCAGACCAAGTTGAACATCACCTCGTTCGACGAGACGCCCGAGGGCGAACTCCTGATCCTGGCCTTCGACGGCCGGATCCACGAGCTGGCTCCCGCCTCGAAGTGA
- a CDS encoding type IV pilus twitching motility protein PilT, with translation MGTILIDKLLQTVCTQRASDLHLTVGSQPMLRLHGHMRPLATKILEPPDTVALMKSITPERCQQELQEVGGTDFGFAFGEMARFRVAVFKQRGNIGLVLRRIPNEFLTFEQLGLPTIMEELIQRPRGLILVTGPTGSGKTTSLASMINWINNNMDRHIITIEDPIEYFHKHQKSLVNQREIGIDVPDFPEAIRRALRMDPDIILVGEMRDLATIQAAITAAETGHIVFGTLHTNSAEGTVNRIIDVFPKEQQDQIRTQLSVAIIGVLAQALLPRKPKGLVAAYEMLVVTPAISNLIRENKTYRIDSSIQTGRKHGMILLDDSLFNLWKQGLVEEQEVLYKSRKVNELRERIENAKKGIFDEAEGEEEEEG, from the coding sequence ATGGGCACGATCCTCATCGACAAGCTTCTCCAGACCGTGTGCACCCAGCGGGCCAGCGATCTGCACTTGACCGTCGGCAGTCAGCCCATGCTGCGGCTCCACGGCCACATGCGACCGCTCGCCACCAAGATTCTCGAACCGCCCGATACCGTGGCGCTCATGAAGAGCATCACGCCCGAGCGGTGCCAGCAGGAGCTTCAGGAAGTCGGCGGGACCGACTTCGGGTTCGCCTTCGGCGAGATGGCCCGGTTCCGCGTCGCCGTGTTCAAGCAGCGCGGCAACATCGGCCTGGTCCTCCGGCGAATCCCGAACGAGTTCCTCACCTTCGAGCAGCTCGGCCTGCCGACGATCATGGAAGAGCTGATCCAGCGGCCTCGCGGCCTGATCCTGGTCACCGGGCCCACGGGCTCGGGCAAGACGACCAGCCTCGCCTCGATGATCAACTGGATCAACAACAACATGGACCGGCACATCATCACGATCGAGGACCCGATCGAGTACTTCCACAAGCATCAAAAATCGCTTGTGAATCAGCGCGAGATCGGCATCGACGTGCCGGACTTCCCCGAGGCCATCCGCCGCGCCCTGCGTATGGACCCGGACATCATCCTCGTCGGCGAAATGCGCGACCTGGCGACGATCCAGGCGGCGATCACGGCGGCCGAGACGGGCCACATCGTCTTCGGCACGCTGCACACGAACTCGGCCGAGGGCACGGTCAATCGAATCATCGACGTCTTCCCCAAGGAGCAGCAGGACCAGATCCGCACCCAGCTCTCGGTGGCGATCATCGGCGTCCTCGCCCAGGCGCTCCTGCCCCGCAAGCCCAAGGGCCTGGTCGCCGCCTACGAGATGCTCGTGGTGACGCCGGCCATCTCGAACCTGATCCGCGAGAACAAGACCTACCGCATCGACTCGTCGATCCAGACCGGCCGCAAGCACGGCATGATCCTGCTCGACGACAGCCTCTTCAACCTCTGGAAGCAGGGGCTGGTCGAGGAGCAGGAGGTCCTCTACAAGTCGCGCAAGGTCAACGAGCTGCGCGAGCGCATCGAGAACGCCAAGAAGGGGATCTTCGACGAGGCCGAGGGCGAGGAGGAAGAGGAAGGTTGA
- a CDS encoding UxaA family hydrolase: MATATRSARAVLLRGDDDVAMAPAPIPLGASVEVGGRTIQALAPIALGHKIAVRDVAEGRPVRKYGQVIGFASKPIPAGSHVHVHNLRADLFERDYAYASERGPSHPPEPPRTFQGYLRPDGRVGTRNYIAVVSTVNCSASTSRYISERFRGRDFSRSHPNVDGVFAITHKGGCGLPFEGKDHQILERVLAGFVRHPNVAAYVLVGLGCEGAYAEHLIETHHLRLASKNGPTPPSPRVFTIQEEGGIGRTVEAAVAAVEGLLPAAEAWKRSDQPASKICLALECGGSDGNSGVTANPALGVAADLVIAQGGTAVLGETTEIYGAEHLLTRRAVSAEVGRKLVDRIKWWEWYTGVFGAEINNNPSPGNKAGGLSTIYEKSLGALAKAGSSPLVDVVDYAQPAKGPGLIFMDTPGYDPVCTTGLVAGGANVLVFTTGRGSVLGLKPTPCIKMATNTPMFKKMKDDMDVNAGTILDGESVEAVGRSLFEQILAVASGERTRSEGVGLGEEEFAPWSIGPTL, encoded by the coding sequence ATGGCGACTGCAACGCGATCCGCCCGCGCCGTCCTCCTCCGCGGCGACGACGACGTCGCGATGGCCCCCGCGCCCATCCCGCTCGGGGCGAGCGTCGAGGTCGGCGGCCGGACCATCCAGGCGCTGGCGCCGATCGCGCTGGGGCACAAGATCGCGGTGCGCGACGTCGCCGAGGGCCGGCCGGTCCGGAAGTACGGCCAGGTGATCGGTTTCGCTTCGAAGCCGATCCCGGCGGGGTCGCACGTCCACGTCCACAATCTCCGGGCCGACCTCTTCGAGCGCGATTACGCGTACGCCTCGGAACGTGGCCCGAGTCATCCCCCCGAGCCGCCCCGCACCTTTCAAGGTTATCTCCGTCCCGACGGCCGCGTGGGGACGCGCAACTACATCGCCGTCGTCAGCACGGTGAACTGCTCGGCCAGCACGTCGCGCTACATCTCGGAGCGATTCCGCGGCCGGGACTTCTCGCGTTCCCACCCGAACGTCGACGGCGTCTTCGCGATCACCCACAAAGGGGGATGCGGGCTCCCGTTCGAAGGCAAGGACCACCAGATCCTCGAGCGTGTGCTGGCCGGTTTCGTCCGCCATCCCAACGTGGCGGCCTACGTCCTCGTCGGCCTGGGCTGCGAAGGAGCCTACGCCGAGCACCTGATCGAAACCCACCACCTGCGACTCGCCTCGAAGAACGGCCCGACACCGCCGTCGCCGCGCGTCTTCACCATCCAGGAAGAAGGGGGTATCGGGCGGACGGTCGAGGCGGCCGTGGCGGCCGTCGAGGGGCTCTTGCCTGCGGCCGAGGCCTGGAAGCGATCCGACCAGCCGGCCTCGAAAATCTGCCTGGCCCTGGAGTGCGGAGGCTCGGACGGCAACTCGGGCGTGACCGCCAACCCCGCGCTGGGCGTGGCGGCCGATCTCGTCATCGCACAGGGCGGCACGGCCGTGCTCGGGGAGACGACCGAAATCTACGGCGCGGAACATCTCCTGACCCGCCGCGCCGTCTCGGCCGAGGTCGGTCGGAAGCTCGTCGACCGGATCAAGTGGTGGGAGTGGTACACGGGCGTTTTCGGCGCCGAGATCAACAACAACCCCTCCCCCGGCAACAAGGCCGGCGGGCTGTCGACGATCTACGAGAAGTCGCTCGGCGCCCTGGCCAAGGCCGGCTCGTCGCCGCTGGTCGACGTGGTCGATTACGCCCAGCCGGCGAAAGGCCCGGGCCTGATCTTCATGGACACGCCGGGGTACGACCCCGTCTGCACCACGGGGCTCGTGGCCGGCGGGGCCAACGTGCTCGTCTTCACCACCGGGCGGGGGAGCGTCCTGGGCCTCAAGCCCACACCCTGCATCAAGATGGCGACCAACACGCCCATGTTCAAGAAGATGAAGGACGACATGGACGTGAACGCCGGGACGATCCTCGACGGCGAGTCGGTGGAAGCCGTCGGTCGATCGCTGTTCGAGCAGATCCTCGCCGTCGCGAGCGGCGAGCGGACGCGCAGCGAAGGCGTCGGTCTCGGCGAGGAGGAGTTCGCTCCCTGGTCCATCGGGCCGACCCTCTGA
- a CDS encoding glycosyltransferase family 39 protein, translating into MSKRQPSLRPKANDAAGFGAPSPGLLQRSGWPLVVLAILELAWLGWFLAEPLPNAPSPKGAITRGILLLDALPGLVPGVTYQDSLLGKAVGEMSHLGNLPQRIPIVAAAFLIALAAIGIGDWMLRKAQMEGSCGVAVRLAIDYTLGAIVLGLATLFLGRLGLLRPWLFRPSLMVAGVAGVVGSKMWRWPRHGFDPGVALAVVVVAPFLAMMLLGSMLPAIDFDVLEYHLQGPKEYFLNGRIAFLPHNVYTNMPFGVEMLHLLGMEVLRDWWWGGLVGQLLVALFAPCAAVLIASTATRLGSWRAGCLAAVVYLSTPWIYRLGVIAYVEGPLCGYQAALLWAFVRGRKERDHLPVRLWVLIGILAGGATACKYTAVLPAVLPFGVLSLVESWRTRSARPVLAYVLGWAVVMSPWMIKNVVDTGNPIYPLAFPVFGGRDWTPAREVQWSRAHGPRPITWPLFRYSLIEVLGRSDWQSPLYAAFAPLAFFNPRSRRVAGWLSLYLAWMFLSWWLLTHRLDRFWLPMLPAAAVLAGMGADWSKSLAWGVVRAGVLALGIATNLTFSSTALAGLNEWTGQLLSLREDMPRRLNAPLASIDARLPPDAKILLVGQAAVFHLKHAVLYNTVFNPEVIETLAAGRSPEEFRRELRGRKITHVYVDWKEIDRHRHPAGYGFTDFVTPDRFAGWVAAGVLGPSTAVGMEQDLFEVR; encoded by the coding sequence ATGAGCAAGCGCCAACCCAGCCTGCGGCCCAAGGCGAACGATGCGGCCGGCTTCGGCGCTCCCTCGCCCGGGCTCCTCCAGCGCAGCGGCTGGCCGCTCGTCGTCCTGGCGATTCTGGAGCTTGCCTGGCTCGGCTGGTTCCTGGCCGAGCCGCTCCCGAACGCTCCCTCCCCTAAGGGCGCGATCACGCGGGGCATCCTGCTGCTGGACGCTCTTCCCGGGCTGGTGCCCGGTGTGACCTATCAGGACTCCCTCCTCGGCAAGGCCGTCGGCGAGATGAGCCATCTCGGCAACCTGCCGCAGCGCATCCCGATCGTGGCCGCCGCGTTCCTGATCGCGCTCGCCGCCATCGGGATCGGCGACTGGATGTTGCGGAAGGCCCAGATGGAGGGCTCATGCGGGGTCGCCGTGCGTCTCGCGATCGACTACACGCTCGGCGCGATCGTCCTCGGACTCGCGACCTTGTTCCTGGGTCGGCTCGGACTTCTTAGGCCCTGGCTTTTCCGCCCGTCGCTGATGGTCGCTGGAGTCGCGGGCGTAGTCGGCTCGAAGATGTGGAGATGGCCACGCCACGGCTTCGACCCCGGCGTGGCGCTCGCCGTCGTGGTCGTCGCTCCCTTCCTGGCGATGATGCTCCTGGGCTCGATGCTGCCGGCCATCGATTTCGACGTCCTCGAGTATCACCTCCAAGGCCCCAAGGAGTATTTCCTGAACGGCCGGATCGCGTTCCTCCCGCACAACGTCTACACGAACATGCCGTTCGGCGTGGAGATGCTGCACCTGCTGGGGATGGAAGTCCTCCGCGACTGGTGGTGGGGCGGGCTGGTCGGACAACTCCTCGTCGCGCTCTTCGCCCCGTGCGCCGCGGTCCTGATCGCCTCCACGGCCACCCGGCTGGGATCGTGGCGGGCGGGCTGCCTGGCGGCGGTCGTCTACCTGAGCACGCCCTGGATCTACCGACTGGGCGTCATCGCCTATGTTGAGGGCCCGCTGTGCGGCTACCAGGCCGCCCTGCTCTGGGCCTTCGTCCGGGGCCGCAAGGAACGTGACCATTTGCCGGTGCGTCTCTGGGTCTTGATCGGAATCCTCGCCGGCGGCGCGACGGCCTGCAAGTACACGGCCGTCCTGCCCGCCGTGCTCCCCTTCGGGGTTTTGAGCCTCGTCGAGTCCTGGCGGACGCGCTCGGCGCGGCCGGTGCTGGCCTACGTGCTGGGCTGGGCGGTCGTCATGAGTCCATGGATGATCAAGAACGTCGTCGACACGGGCAACCCGATCTATCCGCTCGCCTTCCCGGTGTTCGGCGGCCGCGACTGGACCCCGGCTCGTGAAGTCCAGTGGAGCCGGGCGCACGGGCCGCGGCCCATCACCTGGCCGCTCTTCCGTTATTCGCTCATCGAGGTCCTGGGGCGGTCCGACTGGCAGTCCCCCCTTTACGCGGCTTTCGCCCCCCTGGCCTTCTTCAACCCGAGATCTCGACGCGTCGCGGGTTGGCTGAGCCTGTACCTGGCCTGGATGTTCCTGTCGTGGTGGCTGCTGACCCACCGTCTCGATCGCTTCTGGCTGCCCATGCTCCCCGCGGCGGCGGTCCTGGCCGGAATGGGGGCCGACTGGTCGAAGTCCCTCGCCTGGGGCGTCGTCCGCGCAGGCGTGCTCGCGCTGGGGATCGCGACGAACTTAACGTTCAGCTCGACCGCGCTTGCGGGCCTGAACGAGTGGACCGGCCAATTGCTGTCCCTGCGAGAGGACATGCCACGCCGCCTCAACGCCCCGCTCGCATCGATCGACGCCAGGCTTCCTCCCGACGCCAAGATCCTCCTGGTCGGGCAGGCGGCCGTCTTCCACCTGAAGCATGCGGTCCTTTACAACACGGTCTTCAACCCCGAGGTGATCGAGACGCTCGCGGCCGGCCGATCGCCGGAAGAGTTCCGGCGGGAGCTCCGCGGGCGGAAGATCACGCACGTCTACGTCGACTGGAAGGAGATCGATCGGCACCGCCACCCCGCCGGATACGGCTTCACCGACTTCGTGACGCCCGACCGCTTCGCCGGCTGGGTCGCCGCCGGGGTGCTCGGCCCCTCGACGGCCGTCGGCATGGAGCAGGATTTGTTCGAGGTCCGTTGA
- a CDS encoding NAD-dependent epimerase/dehydratase family protein gives MSGLSTVTGGAGFIGSHLVDALLDLGRPVRVLERPGADVGHLPPEVEVVFADIRRRQGLAEALRGSRYVYHLAANPNLWVPDRREFDAVNHQGAINVLDAALDVGAERILHTSTESILTKSRAEGLIDEDVVIHESDAVGPYCLSKLRAENYAMKLAREGRPVVVANPTMPVGPGDRGGSPPTRLIRDFCRGALPAVMDCTLNLIDVRDVAQGLVRVLDVGRPARRYLLGGANLALLEIFSLLSELTGRDVPRWRVPYGLGLGFAYLSEFWADHVTGSSPKATVTGLRLARRIMHFDATRSLRELNLEPRPIRESLADSVAWLQLREA, from the coding sequence ATGAGCGGGCTGTCGACCGTCACGGGGGGCGCGGGCTTCATCGGCAGCCACCTGGTGGACGCCTTGCTCGACCTGGGACGGCCGGTCCGGGTCCTCGAACGGCCCGGCGCCGACGTCGGCCATCTGCCCCCCGAGGTGGAAGTGGTCTTCGCCGACATCCGCCGCCGCCAGGGGCTCGCCGAGGCTCTTCGAGGCAGCCGGTACGTGTATCACCTGGCCGCTAATCCGAACCTGTGGGTCCCGGACCGTCGCGAGTTCGACGCGGTGAACCATCAAGGCGCGATCAACGTCCTGGACGCCGCCCTCGACGTGGGGGCCGAGCGGATACTGCATACGAGCACAGAGAGCATCCTCACGAAAAGCCGAGCGGAAGGGCTCATCGACGAGGACGTCGTCATCCACGAGAGCGACGCCGTCGGGCCTTACTGCCTCTCCAAGCTGCGCGCCGAAAACTACGCAATGAAGCTGGCCCGCGAGGGCCGGCCGGTCGTCGTCGCCAACCCCACCATGCCCGTAGGCCCCGGCGACCGCGGCGGCTCGCCGCCCACGCGCCTCATCCGGGATTTCTGTCGGGGGGCCCTTCCGGCCGTGATGGACTGCACTCTGAACCTCATCGACGTTCGTGACGTGGCCCAAGGGCTCGTCCGGGTGCTGGACGTCGGCCGCCCGGCTCGGCGCTACCTGCTGGGGGGGGCGAATCTCGCCCTTCTGGAAATCTTCTCGCTTTTATCCGAGTTGACGGGCCGGGACGTGCCACGCTGGCGAGTCCCTTATGGGCTTGGTCTGGGATTTGCTTATCTGTCCGAGTTCTGGGCCGACCACGTGACCGGGTCGTCTCCCAAGGCGACCGTGACGGGCCTCCGGCTGGCGCGACGCATCATGCATTTCGATGCGACGAGGAGCCTCCGGGAACTGAACCTCGAACCGCGGCCGATCCGCGAATCGCTCGCGGATTCCGTGGCTTGGCTGCAACTACGAGAGGCTTGA